Proteins from a single region of Nocardioides anomalus:
- a CDS encoding malectin domain-containing carbohydrate-binding protein: protein MTDRRHRTALAAAAVSAVSAALLAVVPGPAGAVNADLGSSVVAAKPVAFTPHVMNGSVQAITQIGNRIVVAGTFTKVSPAATFKDTSDDLVRNRIFAFDATTGVIDPSFNPNLNGAVNSLDTDGTYVYAGGAFSASGANTATKRVVKLTATGSVVTTWTPQPNLAVNEVVVRGSRVFIGGAFTAVKVGRVSTPRGALAALDSSTGAVLAGVDVPFTGVYDPANDGGGTTNITRFDISADGSRLAAIGNFATVGGLPRVQLAVLDTSGATAVVAPWATNRYDRAHNSCAGVFDTFTRDVDFAPDGSYFVVSATGAFAGGAAAGTMCDTVSRWETASVANDPTWASYTGGDTTYGVAVTGGVVYVGGHMRWQNNPYQGDQAGPGAVPREGIAALDTVNGLPLSWNPGRARGVGAQALFATPVGLWVGSDTTQIGGATRGRLALMPLAGGTTVPTVAAATLPNDLFVAQRTTGAGSNVLYRVDAAGPPLQAADGGPDWSSADGLVDGGSVADWGATVPRDATVPATTPPSIFQAERYGQQDWNLPVAAGKHVTVRLYFANQYGGTSQPGQRVFDVLVDGSTFLDDFDIAAAAGDRTGTMRSLQLTTDGDGIDIDLRAVAENPLINGIEVIDNDASTGTGTAGVLQRRAVDANGTPTGQPGTANTAMDWSTVRGAFLLNGTVYYGKADGSLYKRTFTKSSGATGAEKVVNLYDDPEDGTRIPFPIGNLTGMFYDPTLHRIYYTVFGDSRLWYRYFTPESGVVGALTFEADAGGVSFASAAGVTLASGRILYGSSVDGSLRSVPFAGGRVTGSPTVVSADGTWRYRAIMVPNT from the coding sequence ATGACCGATCGTCGGCACCGGACCGCGCTGGCTGCTGCCGCCGTCTCCGCAGTCTCCGCCGCGCTGCTCGCCGTGGTCCCCGGCCCAGCCGGCGCTGTGAACGCGGACCTCGGCAGCAGTGTCGTCGCCGCCAAGCCGGTGGCGTTCACGCCGCACGTCATGAACGGGTCCGTGCAGGCCATCACCCAGATCGGCAACCGGATAGTCGTCGCCGGGACGTTCACCAAGGTGAGCCCGGCGGCCACCTTCAAGGACACCTCGGACGACCTGGTGCGCAACCGGATCTTCGCCTTCGACGCCACCACGGGGGTGATCGACCCGTCGTTCAACCCGAACCTGAACGGCGCCGTCAACTCCCTGGACACCGACGGCACCTACGTCTACGCCGGTGGCGCCTTCAGCGCCTCGGGCGCCAACACCGCGACCAAGCGCGTGGTGAAGCTGACCGCGACGGGCAGCGTGGTGACCACGTGGACCCCGCAGCCCAACCTCGCCGTCAACGAGGTCGTGGTGCGCGGGTCCCGGGTCTTCATCGGCGGGGCCTTCACCGCCGTCAAGGTGGGTCGCGTGAGCACGCCCCGCGGGGCTCTCGCGGCGCTCGACAGCAGCACCGGCGCCGTCCTGGCGGGGGTCGACGTGCCGTTCACCGGGGTCTACGACCCGGCCAACGACGGTGGCGGGACGACCAACATCACCCGCTTCGACATCAGCGCAGACGGTTCCCGCCTCGCCGCGATCGGCAACTTCGCGACCGTCGGCGGGCTGCCGAGGGTCCAGCTCGCGGTCCTCGACACCTCGGGAGCGACCGCGGTGGTGGCCCCGTGGGCGACCAACCGCTACGACCGCGCGCACAACTCCTGCGCAGGCGTCTTCGACACCTTCACCCGCGACGTCGACTTCGCCCCGGACGGTTCCTACTTCGTGGTGTCGGCCACCGGCGCCTTCGCCGGTGGAGCCGCGGCCGGCACGATGTGCGACACGGTGAGCCGCTGGGAGACGGCCAGCGTCGCCAACGACCCGACCTGGGCCTCCTACACCGGCGGCGACACGACGTACGGCGTGGCGGTGACCGGCGGTGTGGTCTACGTCGGTGGCCACATGCGCTGGCAGAACAACCCGTACCAGGGTGACCAGGCCGGCCCCGGCGCCGTGCCGCGGGAGGGCATCGCCGCCCTCGACACCGTCAACGGGCTGCCGTTGAGCTGGAACCCCGGACGGGCCCGCGGGGTGGGCGCTCAGGCGCTGTTCGCAACGCCCGTCGGGCTCTGGGTCGGCAGCGACACCACGCAGATCGGCGGTGCCACCCGCGGCCGCCTGGCGCTGATGCCGCTCGCCGGCGGCACCACCGTGCCCACCGTGGCGGCTGCCACGCTGCCCAACGACCTGTTCGTGGCCCAGCGGACCACCGGTGCCGGCAGCAACGTGCTGTACCGCGTGGATGCCGCCGGCCCGCCGCTCCAGGCTGCCGACGGCGGGCCGGACTGGAGCTCGGCGGACGGTCTGGTCGACGGCGGGAGCGTCGCCGACTGGGGCGCGACCGTCCCCCGGGACGCCACCGTGCCCGCCACCACCCCTCCCTCGATCTTCCAGGCCGAGCGCTACGGCCAGCAGGACTGGAACCTCCCTGTCGCGGCCGGCAAGCACGTGACCGTGCGGCTCTACTTCGCCAACCAGTACGGCGGCACGTCGCAGCCGGGCCAGCGCGTCTTCGACGTCCTGGTCGACGGAAGCACCTTCCTCGACGACTTCGACATCGCCGCCGCCGCCGGTGACCGGACCGGGACCATGCGCTCGCTCCAGCTCACCACCGACGGTGATGGCATCGACATCGACCTGCGCGCCGTCGCCGAGAACCCGCTCATCAACGGCATCGAGGTCATCGACAACGACGCGAGCACCGGCACGGGGACCGCCGGAGTGCTGCAGCGGCGGGCGGTCGACGCCAACGGCACCCCGACCGGGCAGCCGGGGACCGCGAACACGGCGATGGACTGGTCCACGGTCCGCGGCGCCTTCCTGCTCAACGGCACCGTCTACTACGGCAAGGCCGACGGCTCGCTCTACAAGCGCACCTTCACCAAGTCCTCGGGTGCGACCGGAGCCGAGAAGGTGGTCAACCTGTACGACGACCCGGAGGACGGCACCCGGATCCCGTTCCCCATCGGCAACCTGACCGGGATGTTCTACGACCCGACCCTGCACCGGATCTACTACACGGTCTTCGGGGACAGCCGGCTCTGGTACCGCTACTTCACCCCGGAGAGCGGCGTCGTCGGCGCCCTGACCTTCGAGGCCGACGCGGGCGGGGTGAGCTTCGCCAGCGCCGCGGGGGTGACGCTGGCGTCGGGCCGGATCCTCTACGGCTCCTCGGTCGACGGCTCGCTGCGCAGCGTGCCGTTCGCCGGAGGCAGAGTGACGGGCTCGCCGACGGTGGTCAGTGCGGACGGCACGTGGCGCTACCGCGCGATCATGGTGCCCAACACCTGA
- the glgX gene encoding glycogen debranching protein GlgX, translated as MPGLWRTRDEVQPVWPGTNHHLGATWTEEATNFAVWAPEATAAYVCLIDEDGVETRHRLTEQSLGIWHCALPGIRPGQRYGFRVAGPWAPEQGLRLNPHKLLLDPYARAVSGTLSYDPAIFGYAVGAPEARDSQDSLGKVPLSVVVDETFDWGADRPPRRRWRDSVIYELHVKGMTQLHDRVPEPLRGTYAGLACPAVIDYLRDLGVTAVELLPIHQFVTEPAVAARGLVNYWGYNSIGFFAPHAAYSSSGDRGQQVTEFKQMVQAFHAAGLEVILDVVYNHTAEAGVEGPTLSFRGLDDKVYHRVAPGPAGAPFHDTYWDVTGCGNTVDTSHPFALRMVLDSLRYWVTEMHVDGFRFDLLSALARTGQVVDMRSHLLVAIGQDPVLRHVKLIAEPWDASADGYRVGEYPPPWVEWNDQFRDELRDFWNGRSSGIRTVATRLAGSSDLYADDGRSPYASVNFVTAHDGFTVRDLVSYDHKHNEANGEHGRDGTDNNRSWNHGVEGETDDATILGLRRRQAANLMATLCLSNGVPMITAGDERGRTQGGNNNPYCQDNETSWIDWRPDDAWLDVYEVTKAALRLRREHPALRQRHFFEGRPTIRGGPKDLAWLHPSGREMAGDDWHDHSLTSLGMVVSGAPLRSPGPRGEQQNDKSFAIFLNAGDQPVQVHLPVADWVEVGEAVLSTNPRFPVGTQVKAGDRMRLGARSVVVLREV; from the coding sequence ATGCCCGGACTCTGGCGGACGCGCGACGAGGTGCAGCCCGTCTGGCCCGGAACCAACCACCACCTCGGCGCGACCTGGACCGAGGAGGCGACGAACTTCGCCGTGTGGGCGCCCGAGGCCACCGCGGCGTACGTCTGTCTCATCGACGAGGACGGCGTCGAGACCCGGCACCGGCTCACCGAGCAGTCGCTCGGGATCTGGCACTGCGCGCTGCCGGGGATCCGGCCCGGACAGCGCTACGGCTTCCGGGTCGCGGGGCCGTGGGCGCCCGAGCAGGGGCTGCGGTTGAACCCGCACAAGCTGCTGCTCGACCCCTACGCCAGGGCCGTCAGCGGCACGCTCTCCTACGACCCGGCCATCTTCGGGTACGCCGTGGGCGCGCCCGAGGCCCGCGACTCCCAGGACTCGCTCGGCAAGGTGCCGCTCAGCGTGGTCGTCGACGAGACCTTCGACTGGGGCGCGGACCGCCCGCCGCGGCGCCGCTGGCGCGACTCGGTCATCTACGAGCTGCACGTCAAGGGCATGACCCAGCTGCACGACCGGGTGCCCGAGCCGCTGCGCGGGACCTACGCCGGGCTGGCCTGCCCGGCGGTCATCGACTACCTGCGCGACCTCGGCGTCACCGCGGTCGAGCTGCTGCCGATCCACCAGTTCGTCACCGAGCCGGCCGTGGCCGCTCGTGGGCTCGTCAACTACTGGGGCTACAACTCGATCGGCTTCTTCGCCCCGCACGCGGCGTACTCCTCCAGCGGGGACCGCGGGCAGCAGGTCACCGAGTTCAAGCAGATGGTCCAGGCCTTCCACGCCGCCGGGCTCGAGGTGATCCTCGACGTGGTCTACAACCACACCGCCGAGGCCGGCGTCGAGGGACCGACGCTGTCCTTCCGCGGGCTCGACGACAAGGTCTACCACCGGGTCGCGCCGGGTCCGGCCGGCGCTCCGTTCCACGACACCTACTGGGACGTGACCGGGTGCGGCAACACCGTCGACACCAGTCACCCCTTCGCGCTGCGGATGGTCCTGGACTCGCTGCGCTACTGGGTCACCGAGATGCACGTCGACGGCTTCCGCTTCGACCTGCTCTCCGCGCTGGCACGCACCGGCCAGGTCGTCGACATGCGCAGCCACCTGCTGGTGGCCATCGGCCAGGACCCCGTCCTGCGCCACGTCAAGCTCATCGCCGAGCCGTGGGACGCCTCCGCCGACGGCTACCGGGTCGGCGAGTACCCCCCGCCGTGGGTGGAGTGGAACGACCAGTTCCGCGACGAGCTGCGCGACTTCTGGAACGGCCGCTCCTCCGGCATCCGCACCGTGGCCACCCGCCTCGCCGGCTCCTCGGACCTGTACGCCGACGACGGCCGCTCGCCGTACGCCTCGGTCAACTTCGTCACCGCCCACGACGGCTTCACCGTGCGCGACCTGGTCAGCTACGACCACAAGCACAACGAGGCCAACGGCGAGCACGGCCGCGACGGCACCGACAACAACCGCTCCTGGAACCACGGCGTCGAGGGCGAGACCGACGACGCCACCATCCTCGGCCTGCGCCGGCGCCAGGCCGCCAACCTGATGGCCACGCTGTGCCTGTCCAACGGCGTGCCGATGATCACCGCCGGTGACGAGCGCGGCCGCACCCAGGGCGGCAACAACAACCCCTACTGCCAGGACAACGAGACCTCCTGGATCGACTGGCGCCCCGACGACGCCTGGCTCGACGTCTACGAGGTCACCAAGGCCGCCCTGCGGCTGCGCCGCGAGCACCCGGCCCTGCGCCAACGGCACTTCTTCGAGGGCCGGCCCACCATCCGCGGCGGCCCCAAGGACCTGGCCTGGCTGCACCCCTCGGGCCGCGAGATGGCCGGCGACGACTGGCACGACCACTCGCTGACCTCGCTCGGCATGGTGGTCTCCGGCGCCCCCCTGCGCTCCCCCGGCCCGCGCGGCGAGCAGCAGAACGACAAGTCCTTCGCCATCTTCCTCAACGCCGGCGACCAGCCCGTCCAGGTCCACCTGCCCGTCGCCGACTGGGTCGAGGTCGGCGAGGCGGTGCTCTCGACCAACCCGCGGTTCCCCGTGGGCACGCAGGTCAAGGCGGGCGACCGGATGCGGCTGGGCGCGCGCTCGGTCGTGGTGCTGCGCGAGGTCTGA
- a CDS encoding enoyl-CoA hydratase/isomerase family protein, whose translation MGEFVRLEVSDGVGTIRLDRPKMNAISFQVQAELREVAAEATERDDVRAVVVYGGERVFAAGNDVKEMAELSYADMVKHGASVQSAVTAVARIPKPVVAAITGYALGGGCELALAADVRFAAEDAQLGQPEILLGIIPGAGGTQRLARLVGPSRAKELIFTGRFVKADEALAIGLVDRVLPRDDVYAEAVAWAARFTSGAALALRAAKEAVDRGLEVDLDTGLEIERAAFAGVFATEDRTTGMRSFVENGPGKATFEGR comes from the coding sequence ATGGGTGAGTTCGTGAGGCTCGAGGTCAGCGACGGCGTGGGCACCATCCGCCTCGACCGGCCGAAGATGAACGCCATCAGCTTCCAGGTCCAGGCCGAGCTGCGCGAGGTCGCCGCGGAGGCCACCGAGCGCGACGACGTCCGGGCCGTCGTGGTGTACGGCGGGGAGCGGGTCTTCGCCGCCGGCAACGACGTCAAGGAGATGGCCGAGCTCTCCTACGCCGACATGGTCAAGCACGGCGCCTCGGTGCAGTCCGCGGTGACCGCGGTGGCGCGGATCCCCAAGCCGGTCGTCGCGGCGATCACGGGCTACGCACTGGGTGGCGGCTGCGAGCTGGCCCTGGCCGCCGACGTCCGCTTCGCCGCCGAGGACGCCCAGCTCGGGCAGCCCGAGATCCTGCTCGGCATCATCCCCGGCGCCGGCGGCACCCAGCGGCTCGCCCGGCTGGTCGGGCCGAGCCGGGCCAAGGAGCTCATCTTCACCGGCCGGTTCGTGAAGGCCGACGAGGCGCTCGCCATCGGACTGGTCGACCGGGTGCTTCCCCGGGACGACGTGTACGCCGAGGCCGTGGCCTGGGCGGCGCGGTTCACGTCAGGTGCCGCGCTGGCCCTGCGGGCGGCCAAGGAGGCCGTCGACCGCGGCCTGGAGGTCGACCTGGACACCGGGCTCGAGATCGAGCGCGCGGCGTTCGCCGGCGTCTTCGCCACCGAGGACCGGACCACCGGTATGCGATCCTTCGTCGAGAACGGACCGGGGAAGGCGACCTTCGAAGGCAGGTGA
- a CDS encoding electron transfer flavoprotein subunit beta/FixA family protein: MNILVCVKYVPDATADRTFEDDGTVDRVGVDGLLSELDEYAVEQALQLKEKGEDITVTALCVGPEKAVDAVRKALQMGVDQGIHVVDDAIAGSDYAATSLVLAKAVEKVAGDGGVDLVMCGMASTDGAAGIIPAMLAERLSWPQVTMASVVETQGDQVRVKRDSDTATEVIGATMPLVLSVTDQSGEARYPSFKGIMAAKKKPLETWSLSDLGVDAGQVGLSVAWTTVEDTTARPPRSAGEVVKDEDGSGAGALTDFLASKKFI, from the coding sequence ATGAACATTCTTGTCTGCGTCAAGTACGTCCCCGACGCCACCGCTGACCGCACGTTCGAGGACGACGGCACCGTCGACCGGGTCGGAGTCGACGGGCTCCTGTCCGAGCTGGACGAGTACGCCGTCGAGCAGGCCCTCCAGCTGAAGGAGAAGGGCGAGGACATCACCGTCACCGCCCTCTGCGTCGGGCCGGAGAAGGCCGTCGACGCGGTCCGCAAGGCCCTGCAGATGGGCGTCGACCAGGGCATCCACGTGGTCGACGACGCGATCGCCGGCTCCGACTACGCCGCGACCTCGCTGGTCCTGGCCAAGGCCGTGGAGAAGGTCGCCGGCGACGGCGGCGTCGACCTGGTCATGTGCGGCATGGCCTCGACCGACGGCGCCGCCGGCATCATCCCGGCGATGCTCGCCGAGCGGCTGTCCTGGCCGCAGGTCACCATGGCCTCGGTCGTGGAGACCCAGGGCGACCAGGTCCGCGTCAAGCGCGACAGCGACACCGCGACCGAGGTCATCGGCGCGACGATGCCGCTGGTCCTCTCGGTGACCGACCAGTCGGGCGAGGCCCGCTACCCGTCGTTCAAGGGGATCATGGCGGCCAAGAAGAAGCCGCTCGAGACCTGGTCGCTCTCCGACCTCGGGGTCGACGCGGGCCAGGTCGGCCTCTCCGTCGCCTGGACCACGGTCGAGGACACCACCGCCCGCCCGCCGCGCAGCGCGGGTGAGGTCGTCAAGGACGAGGACGGGTCCGGCGCCGGCGCGCTGACCGACTTCCTCGCGTCCAAGAAGTTCATCTGA
- a CDS encoding electron transfer flavoprotein subunit alpha/FixB family protein — translation MSEVLVLVDHLDGAVRKPTYELLTIAKRLGEPSAVFIGPADKATEVADKVKAYGAEKVYAVDDAQIKGYLVAPAAEALQQLAEKASPAAILIPSSVGGKEIAARLSIKLESGLITDAVDVQAEGGAPVTTQSVFAGNYTVTAKVTQGTPIITVKPNSAAPEESAGAGSVEEFTPEISEAAKTAQIVASQPRKASGRPDLNEAAIVVSGGRGTGGDFEPIEGLADALGAAVGASRAAVDSGWIAHTFQVGQTGKTVSPQLYIAAGISGAIQHRAGMQTSKTIVAVNKDEEAPIFELVDFGVVGDLKTVLPAATEKVNERKG, via the coding sequence ATGTCTGAAGTACTCGTGCTCGTCGACCACCTCGACGGTGCGGTCCGCAAGCCGACCTACGAGCTGCTGACCATCGCCAAGCGGCTCGGCGAGCCGTCGGCGGTCTTCATCGGCCCGGCCGACAAGGCCACCGAGGTCGCCGACAAGGTCAAGGCGTACGGCGCCGAGAAGGTCTACGCCGTCGACGACGCCCAGATCAAGGGCTACCTCGTGGCCCCGGCCGCCGAGGCCCTCCAGCAGCTGGCCGAGAAGGCGTCGCCGGCCGCGATCCTGATCCCGTCCTCGGTGGGCGGCAAGGAGATCGCCGCGCGCCTGTCGATCAAGCTCGAGTCCGGGCTGATCACCGACGCCGTCGACGTGCAGGCCGAGGGCGGTGCCCCGGTCACCACCCAGTCGGTCTTCGCGGGCAACTACACGGTCACCGCCAAGGTCACCCAGGGCACGCCGATCATCACGGTCAAGCCCAACTCGGCCGCGCCCGAGGAGTCCGCGGGTGCGGGCAGCGTCGAGGAGTTCACCCCGGAGATCTCCGAGGCCGCCAAGACCGCTCAGATCGTGGCCTCCCAGCCGCGCAAGGCCTCGGGTCGCCCCGACCTGAACGAGGCCGCGATCGTGGTCTCCGGCGGTCGCGGCACCGGTGGCGACTTCGAGCCGATCGAGGGCCTGGCCGACGCGCTCGGCGCGGCCGTCGGCGCCTCGCGCGCCGCGGTCGACTCCGGCTGGATCGCGCACACCTTCCAGGTCGGCCAGACCGGCAAGACCGTCAGCCCGCAGCTCTACATCGCGGCCGGCATCTCCGGTGCCATCCAGCACCGCGCCGGCATGCAGACCTCCAAGACCATCGTCGCGGTCAACAAGGACGAGGAGGCCCCGATCTTCGAGCTCGTCGACTTCGGCGTGGTCGGCGACCTCAAGACCGTCCTGCCCGCCGCGACCGAGAAGGTCAACGAGCGCAAGGGCTGA
- a CDS encoding SHOCT domain-containing protein, producing MRRVLAGLLLGLLLTLAAAPALADPGFPGDDCTPSATDPGTLDCGSDELDDGGLSPGDDVGQVFAVVAVLVVVLGVCGVIVKVSLARGMARRSGMDETEATAMTLLSDDGLDATYLASNLRPTQPAAPTQRPVAERLAELDGLRSQGLVTEAEYAERRAAILASL from the coding sequence GTGCGACGGGTGCTGGCGGGGCTGCTGCTCGGACTGCTGCTGACCCTGGCGGCGGCCCCGGCGCTGGCCGACCCCGGCTTCCCTGGCGACGACTGCACGCCGAGCGCCACGGACCCCGGCACCCTGGACTGCGGGAGCGACGAGCTCGACGACGGCGGCCTCAGCCCCGGCGACGACGTCGGTCAGGTCTTCGCGGTGGTGGCGGTCCTCGTCGTGGTCCTGGGCGTGTGCGGGGTGATCGTCAAGGTCTCGCTCGCCCGGGGCATGGCCCGACGCTCGGGCATGGACGAGACCGAGGCGACCGCCATGACCCTGCTCAGCGACGACGGCCTGGACGCGACCTACCTGGCCAGCAACCTGCGACCCACCCAGCCCGCGGCCCCGACGCAGCGGCCGGTGGCCGAGCGGCTGGCCGAGCTGGACGGCCTCCGGTCCCAGGGGCTCGTCACCGAGGCGGAGTACGCCGAGCGGCGGGCCGCGATCCTCGCCTCGCTCTGA
- the yidC gene encoding membrane protein insertase YidC yields the protein MSLLDPLSHALATVVAVAHAGLTGAGLDPGSGTTWVLSVAAVVVTVRLALVPLAVHGARQARAAARARPQLRALAERYRDRRDAASLRAYAEERRAVAAEHRLSPWGCLPLLAQLPVWFALYHLLTDVAAGTPVGALDGGLVASLGAATVLGVPLAQRGYLGAGAAHLAVVAGLALGAAALSFPTQRLALASADVPEAMARVQQLLPALSVAGLLVAGGFVPLALLVYWGLNNGWTLGQTVVLRRLVPVGSG from the coding sequence GTGTCCCTGCTCGACCCGTTGTCCCATGCCCTCGCGACGGTCGTGGCCGTCGCCCACGCCGGCCTCACCGGGGCCGGTCTCGATCCCGGCTCCGGCACGACCTGGGTGCTGAGCGTCGCGGCGGTGGTCGTCACCGTGCGGCTCGCCCTCGTGCCGCTGGCCGTGCACGGCGCCCGGCAGGCGCGGGCGGCGGCCCGGGCGCGGCCGCAGCTGCGGGCGCTGGCCGAGCGCTACCGCGACCGGCGCGACGCCGCGAGCCTCCGCGCGTACGCCGAGGAGCGGCGCGCGGTCGCGGCCGAGCACCGGCTGTCGCCGTGGGGCTGCCTGCCGCTGCTGGCGCAGCTGCCGGTGTGGTTCGCGCTCTACCACCTGCTCACCGACGTGGCCGCCGGGACGCCGGTCGGCGCCCTCGACGGCGGCCTGGTGGCCTCGCTCGGGGCGGCGACCGTGCTCGGCGTACCGCTGGCCCAGCGGGGCTACCTCGGCGCCGGTGCCGCCCACCTGGCCGTCGTGGCCGGGCTGGCGCTGGGCGCCGCGGCGCTGTCGTTCCCCACCCAGCGGCTGGCGCTGGCGTCGGCGGACGTGCCCGAGGCGATGGCCCGGGTGCAGCAGCTGCTGCCGGCGCTGTCCGTGGCGGGGCTCCTGGTCGCGGGCGGGTTCGTGCCGCTGGCCCTGCTCGTCTACTGGGGGCTCAACAACGGCTGGACCCTCGGGCAGACCGTGGTGCTGCGCCGCCTGGTCCCAGTCGGCTCGGGCTAG